Below is a window of Cytophagaceae bacterium DNA.
CGTTCAAACCGTGGGGTAGGTGAAATGAAACTTTGGTTCCCAACGAAATTTTCCAATATAAAAATAGAATCATACTAATTTAGTTCAAAACCTGACGAAATTCTTTCTAGAAACCTAAGTTAACTCATAAAATACAATTGGATATTTAAGCTATTTTTGAATCAAAATTAATTCGCAGCATATGTTTAGTTATTGGGAGAAAGATTTATTTAAGCCAAACTACGATTATATAGTAGTAGGTTCAGGGTTTGCCGGCTTGTGGTTGGCTTATTTTTTAAAGAAGAAAAGACCGGGTGCTCAGATAGCCATTCTGGAAAGAGGAACATTGCCGCAGGGAGCCAGCACAAAAAACGCAGGATTTTCGTGTTTTGGATCTCCATCTGAACTTTTGGCAAATGTGGATAATATAGGTTGGCAAACTACGCTCGAGTTGACAGAAAACCGTTTTCAAGGTATCCAGATAATCAAAACTTTCTTCGGTAATACTATAGATTATAATCCTTGCGGTGCAAGTGAATTGTTTTTGGATGAAGAAAAATTTGAGGCTGCACATTCCAAAATGGAAGAACTGAATCAAAATATTGCTGAAAATGTAAAATCATATTATCATTTTTATCTGGACAAAAATATTATTCAGAATAGTGGATTTGAAGGATTCAAATACGCAATTAGCAACAATCAGGAGGCTTCTATTCATCCCGGAAAATTATTTTACAGCCTGTATAAAACATTGATTTCAATGGATGTAAAAATATTTTTTGGCACTAAAGTTACTGGTTATAATGCTGACGATGTTCAGGTTAAAGTTCAAACCGAGAATTTAGGCGAATTTACCACTAACCATTTAAGTATCAATACAAATGCATTCACCGGTGATTTATTGCCGGAATATAAAATCAAACCAGGCAGGGGTCAGGTACTTATCACAAAACCGATAGAAGGTCTTAAATTTGACCGCACTTTCCATTTTGACAAAGGGTTTTATTATTTCAAAAACGTGGGAGACAGAGTGCTACTGGGAGGTGGAAGAAATATTGACCTCGAAGGTGAATCTACTCTGGATTTTGCAACTTCCGAAATCATAATTGATAATTTAAAAACTATCCTGAAAGAGAAAATTTTACCTGGTCAAAAATTTGAGATTGAAGACACATGGAGTGGAATAATGGCATTCAATGAGTCTAAAACGCCTATTTCTCAAATTCTGAAACCTAATCTTTCGGCCAACGTTTGTATGAATGGAATGGGTGTAGCTTTGGCTCCCACCCTATCAAAAAAATTAGCCGAAGAACTTACATCCAACGGCTAATTTCTGAAAAAGAACAAATTAAAAATCAAACTTTATACCTTGTGCTAATGGCAAACTATCACCATAATTGATGGTGTTGGTTTGCCTACGCATATAGGCCTTCCAGGCATCAGAGCCACTTTCACGACCACCACCGGTTTCTTTTTCTCCTCCAAATGCACCTCCGATTTCTGCTCCTGAAGTTCCGATGTTAACATTGGCGATACCACAATCTGAGCCTTCCACACTCAAAAATCTCTCCGCTTCTTTCATGGAATTGGTAAATATAGCTGAAGACAAACCCTGTGGAACCTCATTTTGAAGCCTAATAGCCTCTTCAAGTGTTTCATAACCAATAACATACAAAATGGGTGCAAATGTCTCAGTGCAAACCACCAAAATCTGTCTTTCCACCTCTATAATGGTTGGCTCTACATAGCATTCACTCAAGTCAGGTAAAAGATTTCCACCGTAAACCACATTTCCTCCATCCATTTTGGCAGTTTCTATCGCAGTTTTGTAAATTTCGACTGCATTTTTATCTATCAACGGCCCCACATGATTGGCTGAATCCAAAGGATCACCTATTTTCAACTGAGCATAGGCAGATTTCAAGGTACTAACTACTTTATCTTTGATACTCTTGTGAACTATTAACCTGCGAGTAGTGGTGCACCTTTGACCTGCGGTACCTACCGCTCCAAACACAACGCCTGGAATAACTAATTTCAAATCGGCTGATTCTGTTATGATTATGGCATTATTTCCACCCAGTTCCAACAGATATTTACCCATTCTTGCAGCCACATTTTGTCCTACCGATTTCCCCATTCGGGTACTTCCTGTGGCAGAAACTAATGCTATACGGTGATCTTTAGCCATTGCCTCTCCTATTGCAGCATCACCAATCACCAGTCCGGAAAGACCTTCCGGCAAATTATTCTCCTTCAAAACTGATAAAATAATATTCTGACAGGCCAAAGCCGAGAGTGGCGTTTTCTCAGAAGGTTTCCAAACACAGGTATTACCGCAAACCCAGGCAATCATTGTATTCCAACTCCAAACCGCTACAGGAAAATTAAAAGAACTGATGATTCCAACCACACCTAGTGGATGCCACTGTTCATACATGCGATGTGAGGGACGCTCTGAGTGCATCGTTAAGCCATACAATTGCCTTGAAAGCCCTACCGCAAAATCACAGATGTCAATGATTTCCTGTACTTCACCCAACCCTTCCTGCAGGCTTTTTCCCATTTCATAGCTCACCAGTCTTCCTAAATCTTGTTTATGTTTTCGGAAAGCTTCACCCATTTGTCTCACCATTTCACCTCTTTTGGGGGCTGGAATTATTCTCCAGGCTTGAAAAGCTTCCTGAGCTTTTGAAACTACCACATTATAGTCATCAAAAGTACCTGAACCAATACTCCCTATCAAAGAGCCATTTGTAGGTGAAAAAGACTCGATAATTGGCCCGGAACCCTGCCAATATTGTGAGCCTGTAGAAATTCCGGGATTAGATTCCTTTATTCCAAGATTGAAAAGTGTTTCTTTCATTTAAATAATTTTACCCGAAAGTGAGAATTAATAATCCATTTCAGGAATTTGGTTTATTGATGATATCATTTTTACAAATCTAAAACTTTTGCTTTCGATGCCCACATTTTTATTGTAAAAAATTTGACAAAAAGATTTCTGAAATTTACATTTACAGTAAACCAACTAATTTTTAAAATGAAATCCCGAGTTCCACTAATTCTTTTGATAATAATTTTATCGTCATTTACCCTCTCAATTAACAACTGGGGATTTTATACCCACCCGATTATCAACAGGTTAGCTGTTTATAGTCTGCCGCCGGAAATGTTTGGCTTCTTTAAAACTAATATCGATTACATTACTGAAAATGCCGTAAATCCTGACCAAAGGAGATATGCGGTTGTGGGTGAGGCAGAAAGGCATTTCATTGACCTCGATGATTATCCGGATTCAGTTCAATACAATTTACAAAAAATGACATGGAAAGCTGCTGTCGAAAGATATTCGGAAGATACACTGATGGCTCACGGTATAGTTCCCTGGCAGATACAGCGAATGAAATTTCAATTAACTGAAGCTTTTGCAAAAAAAGAAATTAAACAAATCTTAAGAATTTCCACAGATTTGGGTCATTATATTGCGGATTCTAATGTTCCGCTTCATACCACAGCAAATTACAATGGCCAACTTACCAATCAATATGGTATCCATGCTTTTTGGGAGTCACGCCTGCCCGAACTTTTTAGTCAAGAATATGATTTGTTTATAGGTAAAGCTGAGTATGAATCCAATATCATGAAAAGATCCTGGAAAGGCGTCTTGGAAGCTCATGCCGGATTGGATTCGGTGTTAAAATTTGAAAAAATGCTTACAAGCAAATTCCAGGAAGATAAAAAATTTACTATCGAAGAAAGAAATAACCTCACAATTAAAACCTATTCAAGAGAATTTTCTTCAGAATACCATAAAATGCTTGACAATCAGGTAGAAAGACGGCTAAAAGCTTCTGTGAAAATGATTGCAGATGTGTGGTACACCGCCTGGATTGATGCCGGACAACCTGAGATAAATTCGCTTGGGAAGTTTCAAGCCGACCCGCAAGAAGAAAAAGAAATAATGAAAGCGTGGTTGCAGCGTTTGTTAAATGTCAGAAAAGAAGCTGACGACAATTAAAGTATGAAGTTTTGGTTTTTTCTCTTTATTTCTCACTTTTCGGTGGCTCAAATTATATTCAGGGTTGACACAAAAAATCCGGAAATTAAATTTGAGAACTTTACCATTTC
It encodes the following:
- a CDS encoding FAD-binding oxidoreductase translates to MFSYWEKDLFKPNYDYIVVGSGFAGLWLAYFLKKKRPGAQIAILERGTLPQGASTKNAGFSCFGSPSELLANVDNIGWQTTLELTENRFQGIQIIKTFFGNTIDYNPCGASELFLDEEKFEAAHSKMEELNQNIAENVKSYYHFYLDKNIIQNSGFEGFKYAISNNQEASIHPGKLFYSLYKTLISMDVKIFFGTKVTGYNADDVQVKVQTENLGEFTTNHLSINTNAFTGDLLPEYKIKPGRGQVLITKPIEGLKFDRTFHFDKGFYYFKNVGDRVLLGGGRNIDLEGESTLDFATSEIIIDNLKTILKEKILPGQKFEIEDTWSGIMAFNESKTPISQILKPNLSANVCMNGMGVALAPTLSKKLAEELTSNG
- a CDS encoding aldehyde dehydrogenase family protein, yielding MKETLFNLGIKESNPGISTGSQYWQGSGPIIESFSPTNGSLIGSIGSGTFDDYNVVVSKAQEAFQAWRIIPAPKRGEMVRQMGEAFRKHKQDLGRLVSYEMGKSLQEGLGEVQEIIDICDFAVGLSRQLYGLTMHSERPSHRMYEQWHPLGVVGIISSFNFPVAVWSWNTMIAWVCGNTCVWKPSEKTPLSALACQNIILSVLKENNLPEGLSGLVIGDAAIGEAMAKDHRIALVSATGSTRMGKSVGQNVAARMGKYLLELGGNNAIIITESADLKLVIPGVVFGAVGTAGQRCTTTRRLIVHKSIKDKVVSTLKSAYAQLKIGDPLDSANHVGPLIDKNAVEIYKTAIETAKMDGGNVVYGGNLLPDLSECYVEPTIIEVERQILVVCTETFAPILYVIGYETLEEAIRLQNEVPQGLSSAIFTNSMKEAERFLSVEGSDCGIANVNIGTSGAEIGGAFGGEKETGGGRESGSDAWKAYMRRQTNTINYGDSLPLAQGIKFDF